From Brassica rapa cultivar Chiifu-401-42 chromosome A06, CAAS_Brap_v3.01, whole genome shotgun sequence:
ttttagaaaattttcaacttaaaactgttttttctttttgttttttttaaatttatttattgttttatttgaaaacctttttcatatattttcaatattgGTATTCTAATTTTCAATATTGGTATTCTAAATGGCTCAGAAAATATAAGAATTTATTATTAGTTCTAAACTCATTTTTATTCATCAGTTCCTACactatttcattatttattgttCAAAATAAAACCCAAGTACTCAGTAATTTTCTTTTGGTTCTTTTCTGCAATTACATAGTTCAATTTTTTTGTGGccctttttgaaaaatttatactgaatatatttatatttattgattACATTGTATTTATTAAAGAGAAGGTGACACTTTAATGTAATTAGTTGTCGTTGTTCACTTCAAAGGTAAAATGGTtctaagaaaaaacaaaaccacTATGTACCTACCTTTCAAACTTAAGAGTTACCTCCCAACAAAAATGCGTTCTCATAACCCAAATGACTCTAAATTTTGAGCTTATTTTTCTTCATAATTATTGTATTTTGCCATTAAATAATACTTGTTGTAGGCAGAAAATACTAGtttaatatgattatatgaatattGAAAAATAGATACAGGTTCAGTAGTGCTTACACTTGTTTAGGACCAGTCCATGTCTAGTCCATCAGAGAACACATGAAAACGGATCAGATGTAGATGCAGGCATGCAGCATATAAACAGTAACTAATTAAGTAATTATATAACTCACATCGATATATAAACTTCACTACAGTTTTCTTTTAAACGATCAAAAATTGATATAGTAAGAAATGAACACATTGACGATATCAATTTAGGCATGAGTAACGCCTACAAAAATTCATAATGCTATCAGAATATTAATATAGGAGCATGAGCTACCAACTAAAGTAAAAGAAGACAAAACAGTACATCTTATTTAGCTAGTTATAAGAGTAAATGACACAACGATTTTCTAATTAAGTGATACAATATTCAACAAGATCAACTATGATAGTTAATCATAAATTCGACAAAACACTCACTGCCTCCTACGGTTCATTTTTCTACTCAGAAGTACATAGAGAGAGATACAAGCAATGAATTTAGTCACATTCACATAGCCACCCACAAACCTTAAGCCTAGAATCTTCCCCTCTAATTAATCAAGAAGAAtgtttttagaattttagaGTTATTTCGCTTCCATTGATATTACTTTGATCTTCACCTTCCTGCCTTAGAgcagccaatccttttccctcTCCACCACCACTCTCGAGAGACTTCCCTTCATCAGCGGCACTATCCGTTAACTGATGATGAGCTGAATCGTTGGACGTGGCGCCACCGGCGGATGAGCCGTTGAATGTTTGGAAGTGTTGGTGATGGAGTGGCTGCGGTGTAGGCGGAGTTGTGTAGAATTCTTGAGAAGAGCAAAAGTGTTGTGGAGGCTGCGTCGCCGCGTTGCCATTGTGGTGGTGAACTTGGTGGTGGTAGAGAGTTGGAGTGCCGCCGTGTGCAGTGGTGTACTCTGGTGGAACCCATATGCCACCAAGGACCACTAAATGAGGACCTTGTCCACCTGATGTttgtgggcttgggcttggtcTTCTAGTGTGAAGCCGATATTTCTGTTAAGTAACATAAAGTACTAAATTATAgtaattaattaaaagttaatgaaacaagtgagcatattgTGGTGGCTTGTGATGTAGGTTACCTGGAGATGACTTTTGACTTCATCATTGGTCAAACCATCGACTTTCATAAGCTCCCTTATCTGTTTTGGTGTAGCCACTGCAACAatatgtacaaaaaaaaattcaccatATAGTTATGGATTGATTTCAGAATATATCAAATCAATTCGATTCTAGCATGaagatttcattttattttaattgagttaactagattttgacccgcgctttcaaagcgcggatttatttttgtttttttttcaattgataaatatttagtaaatgtcacattttcatatatttgtgctttattttataaaagacttaaattttttatctttatttatcgtatttcattttaaatgactatttatgtttaaaaaattaaacgtaattattttaatgaattaagttggtataactctgataaattaattttattatgtggttaatattttaattaaaaaaattatatacttttaataaagatttatacttttcaataaaaaaattcaattatttttatgaatgcttaaattatattaaaaaagaaaaaataataataattaagaatagttgaaaaaaaattatttgaacttggactcaatggcccaaaagaaaaaaaaagtgagaattgaatctgatttttaataggtccaaatggcccaagagagatttgatgtgggctggatccgaaaataatgacccaatatagatgtgttattaatattacttaattgcccttaatgaaataTGCAATGTTAGTAAAGGAAAGAGCaggctaaggtaattatgacaataggatcgtgctttaatagtatagatatggtTACGTTTTCTTTTGAGCAAAGGgattaatatgtttatttttaatatattccaTCAATCTGAAATTGAATCCAAATCTGAATCGAAAATACaaatatcaaattaaaaaaatatttgaaatttcacTATACTTTTAATTAAGAACTGAATATGAATCATAGTTTTTTATCGTCTCAAGTTGATCCATAGTATATTATATTCTAGTTACTGTATCTTTTATCAACTGAAAAGCTAAAAAAACTCCATCTAAAACTTAATTCTATGCCAGAACAATATATACGACCGATAAATGAACAATAATAAAGTCAAATCAAAGTAAATCGATCCATACTAGTATATTTTTCTCACTTGAAAATCAGAGCAAAACCCTAACTGAAATTTAGGTTATCTGTGATTCTTAAAAATAAGTTCAGAGTTGTATATACAGTGTGCAGCAATGATGCGTTTAGCGAATCAAATATGGTTTCATTTTGATTAGTTAATAATTATGTGGAACTACCCATGTTGAACCTACAGCAaactaaaacaatattataacaAGTTACTAATTTGTACCTTGAGAACCACCAAGCATTTGAAGAGCTTGGACAAATCTCCTGTGCAAATCCGGCGACCAGCAACGCCGTGCCTTTCTATTACTTTGACTTGTTGTAGAAGAAACTCCATTGCTATTCGAATTgatattattattgttgtttttaCCACTATTTATTATGCTCTCATCATTGCCATGGTCATTAGTATGTTCATTGGTCGGAGAGAACCTTTTGACCTCCGTAGATAGAGCTAATTCAGGCAAATGTTGTTCCTTAGTGAAAGGATGAAAAGCACCACCGCTATTTCTTTGTTTCGCATCAACATGTCCGAGTTTTGGACTACTAGCAAGCTCGTCTTTTGGAGACTGATCTGTAGTTTGATCAATGCTTTTAGGTTTGGTTTCAGGTTGGCTCCAAAGCTGAGCAGTCGTCATCCAATTATTCGCCTTTTCGGGTTGGTTTCTTAAGGGGATGAACTCTTCAAGAACCGGTCTTGTGACAACACTTTGGTTGTTGTTATTCGCTAGATATGCTTCTAGCTGTTGTTTGTAAACTTCCACAgctgaaaatatattaaagtaATTTGAAACACATGAAAGTTAAAGATGTAACTAACATGAACCTATATAAcctttaaaaatttaaaatcactttagttaaatttattgatttcAGTGATGGGATGAGAGGAAttaacaaaagttttttttgattCAAAGAATTCAAAAGCAAGCTCTGatttttatgaaataaattCTTAAATTAACGAATAAAGATCTTTTGAAAAAGTAAAGATAATCAAAAACTCTTCTAGGTGtatgtaataatattttatcaattaggtttctgttcttgttttaagtattttattttcaattaattttatacaCTACTATAGGGAtgtatatgtaaaatatttgtaactgGATATATATGTACCATTGTTAAGGAGCTGCATGCAAAGGGGGAGCTCGCGCTTGAAAGCATCGATCTTAAGACGTTCTTGTTCGAGGCGAGAAAGAAGATCTTCCAGCTTTTGTGTGGTTTGATCGCTCTGAAAATTCTCCCCAAAGGATTTCAAAAGCATAGAGTAGCTTTGTGGCTTGCAGTCCAAGCTTAGTTCTGATGAGGAAGCCATATATATATTGCCTATATAATCTCTATAAATGTGTGTATGTAAGAAGAATATCTATTAGTGTTTTTGGCTGTAAACAGATGATTAAGGAACCAAGAAGAATTTGTAGTTGTTTCAAGTTTGAGATGATAAGTATATGCTGAAGatttcctaaaatatatattcaatgtTTTGAGGGTTTGTGAAAATTAGGGTTTGGAAAAGAagagaggatgaagaagaagaagacagaggAAAAGGGGAATAAAATGTTGGGTTGTGGACACAAGGAGGATCACGAGGAGGTTCCTGTCCTTTTTAGATGGCTCAATTTAAAGGGCTGGATGGAATAAAGTGATTTGTCACCatacatatatacacacatatacgtaaagagagagagagagagagagagagagagagagagagagagagagagagagagagagagagagagagagagagagagagagagagagtcaggAGAtgttctagagagagagagagaagcgtCTCCCTATTAGAAATCGTTACTATTCTCTAATGAGTCAATGGCTATGAGTGTGATTCTCAAAAAAGCCTAAGGCTTTCGATGCTACCATGCATATATGTTTCATCTTATTTGGAATATTTACTGGctttttaagtttatattttggatataaATTGAAGATTTGATTGGTACGTGAACAAATGTCATATAGCCGGCGCAGTAAGAcgtgttttaacttttaacggtTAGGAAAAACAGATGCGGTTAGAAACATATACATTGTTTTAAACAAAAGCACGGgatttatttcttaaaaaaaagtttataagaaacaaaatttgATGATTATAAAATTATGTGTCTAAAGTTTGTAACTTATAATACATTTATTGTTGTGTTGACTTGATCCGTATCTATACGATATAATCGTTAAATCCGGTGATCCGTATATAAACCACCACTATTTAAAAATCCGATAAATTTTGGGTTAAATTTAAATCCTGTTATTAACCTATCACTTGACACTGATTGACTCGTGAAACTAAGATATATATCcaatgatatataaaaaaacattaacttaaataaactatttatgattttttatttaaaatttaattactataaatcattaaaaataaagaagaccAAAATATAGTGATAGGTTTTCattattgataatttattataaatttatttttttaattttaatggaaaggatgaaataaaaaaaacaataaatgttttttgtttattggGATTAATCATTACTACTATTTTAGTCATCAGATTCATGAGACACTGTTAGAGTAGGGAAGATGATATGTTTTTATAGTATACTTATATGAGTTAATATAATAGAGTTATGTATGTATAAAAATTTGgtataacaaaaatatagtaTAGATGGTAAAAGTAACGTATGTATAGTTAGAGAGAATTAACTATTGTtagtatagttagagaaataatagaaaatataatgtaGGACCAAAAATTTAATTGGTTAAAGAATAGGTTCAATAACGTTTTGTAAGTAGATTATTAGgatgattttcttttaatagtatagattgtcattaagataaattttaaaaataatgaataatagctgaaaatattttttcattaatttaatagaaaaaaatctttattaaaaagtaaatatggCTTGACGCAGAAAATAAGCAGACTTAGCTATCTAAATTATTACAAGCTATCAAATTTATCTATGATGTTTAACTTTTTTCCACCCGGATTTTTCCGCATGTTTGATTGGCGGGTATTGCATATCTAAACGATACTAGAGCTTGACATGCGCACCCGCGCATgtattatttttacttataaaaaaatatttatcttatataaatcgtagtatatatttttaaaatttatttgtattaataactgtttaatatatttctaaacacaatacttttataatttataataaataattttattttatttttgatccgTCAATTGTATCATCcacattttaataatatgacCCGTGTGTTCGTGCAAATGTATTCTTTAtggttcaaaattttaatgtaaaacaaaTTGTTATCAATGGCTATATTTGATTTATTAGATcaaataattcaatatattatttacaatTTTGTGTTTCATATTATGTATCTTTATAATACTTTCTTCTGTCTTTTTTGACATAGTTAATATACGAAAAGATAAACAAACAACTCATAATAATAGACATATGATTACATTTTTGAAAttgattaattataatttattatctagctagattatagaaaatattcATTAACTAAATTGTACTTAATTTACTGTACTTCAATTTaggaaaatgcattaactgaacTGTAAAAGACAAGAATATTATaaggtaaataaatttattacttCAGTGGCATATAATTGtaaataagttaaaaaaatgaaggggtaatttagttttttactcctcttttaataatatagatggtTTTAGCTATCatacaaaaaatcaaatatatggtttaaattatttggaATATACTCAAATCGTTTTATGAACTTTGCAATAGCTCAAATATCATATGTACTTAGCAAAAAGTACTTATGGCTCAAGATAAATCATCAAACTACGTACAGCCACTTGATGTGTTATCTATCTTATTATGATTAGTTTTTAATCACTTATTTTATCAAGAGTATATTATAATTCCAtttgaaagaaagagaaaagagaggCTAAAGGAGAAAAGAGGAGGATATAAAGCATTAGAGTCGAGAGAGCAAAAGGGAATATATGGAAACTTGTTATAAAGAACAAACGGGTAAGAAAAAGctttacattatttttattaaagcGATATGTTGTTTTAATTCCAGATTCCGCTTTTTGTTGGTTCACCACTTCTCATAGCTCATACTTTCGTGAATTTAGTTTAAAGTTTTGTTACTAAAATATGTTTCCTAGCTGTGCTACTGCTATATATACTGAATAAATTAAGCTGTTGACAGAACATAGTTTTAAGCTAATATTTCTTGTTCGAACATTTgttaagagaaaaaaacatgtttaagTTATGTATGGAATCACCATGGCCATATATGAAAGGAATCAATAGTAAACATTTGGAACATTTACGGTAATTCAGAGTCGTTGCCTAACTAGAAATATTCTTCCACCACCtacatgtttttaattaaattgaaaaaaaatactgAGATTCAGAATAAATCAATGAAGCATATACCAGGCaacaagatttttttatttgtagtcGCACGAGAGTGAGAGGTAACGATTGATCACTTATTTTCTAAAGCGAATTAAAATAAAGATGACTAATTATTCTAAAATTTAGTGGAtgcaaaagagaaaaagaagggGAACATCTGATTTAACTGACTACCATAAACTAGGACAGATATTCACATAAATTAACAATACTGAAAGAGACCTGAGAGTCGCAGAATCTTCCCACCGGGCTTTAGTGAAGTGGCCAGGAAGGTAAAAGATTCTTGCTTAGAAATATCGTAAACAttttttatcacattttctcgcTCGCGTTCTTTTATATCTCCCCCATATATTGCATTGTCTTTCAAATGTAATTCTTATCTAGGTTCGATTAAAAACAATGAACTAATTTGACATACCTAAAAGAGTTAGCTtatagctatatatatatatttttttttgaacttagcTTATAGCTATATTCTTATGAAACAATGAATAACTAGATTTTTGGACATCTATGAATTAATTAGAAGATATGAATTGAAAAGATTTATAATATACTTTATACATATATGTTATTTCAAGATTTTAATTATGAAAAGATCAAAAGTGTTTTTTGAAATAtcgaataaaataaaacataagacTCAATTTTCATTGTGTAAATAGTGAAACTTAAACTATTTTTGCTGTTGTTAATCTGATCAAGTTTAAACTGAAAGAAGTTAATTGGTTTGCTCTATCTGGAGAAATCAGTTTGCAAAAGTTACATCAGGAAACAAAGTTCTTTACCAAACAATTCGTGTGAGAGAATTCACCTACAAATGGAATCAAAGgtagtgaaaaaaaaatcatatatatccAGGATTAAACATGAGTCATCCGAGAGATTAACTGGAAAAGGCTGGAAGGGCCGAGACATCTTGAATCTAGACATGTACTGcatactaataatttttattgcTTGATATAGATTCTAAACTTTCATATtcaactattttatatataatgttgacaaaaaactatttattttcaCAGTTTAATCTTATTTAGTGATTAAGTAGCCCATTGGCATCTAATCCCAcatcaaatcttttttttttgactgaacACATCAAATCTTCGAACAGCCGACATGCATATCCTTACATTTTGGATATCCCCTTCAAACATTTCATATATTTCTTCAAATTtcttcaaatatatttatatggtatACCGTATATTAGTCTATTAATGTATATGTTCCTAACTTCCTATTTACTTATCATTATCCTTTGTTTATCTATTTTTAGTTATCCAAAACTTAGAAACCTTTAATTACTAAATTTAAATCCAGAACTAACAGTTAGTTATTTATATCAATATCATTCATGCCCTAGGGTTTAAGCAGTGAGTAGAAGTTCAATCTCATTAATAATCAGAGATGTAGTAAAACAAAACTTTGCAGACAGAACCGATCCGGTTCAGCTAAAGTCAGTTTCTTAAGTGTTAAAATACTCAGGATTTTTTCCGGTATTGTCTGTACTGGAGAATTTCTGTCAAGAAATTGTAATCGAATTCTAAcaaataaatttctttttttcacaCATAACGTGTCGATCTGCAACACTATATATAGGACCAGAGCAAACCTGAATCCTGAAACAATGAAGTCTAGATCAGTTCGGGTGGGGAAACCACACGTAATAGATAATCCCATATCTCTAGTTGTGTAACCAAACAAATTGAGACatgaaaacaatataaaaatataacgtTCAACGTAACTTAGACTACTCGTATCTTTATCCTCTTTTGGAGGCCATAAAAAGTAAGAAAAATGAACTCTTTTGCAAGCCGACAAAGAAAAAAGAgtcttttgaaattttatagttttgacATAAGTTTTAGTGCCTTAAGTATATTCTTGTATTTCTCTACTATTAGATAGTagcttttttattaaaaacatattttgtttaaatttacaAGCACCATATATCTTATTTACTACTAACGGGTCAAGTAAACAGAACAGAAAACTGATCTGAGTCAaatagagaagaaaaaaaatccataCACCAACTGCGTTGGAATAAGAAAGAATACAACCAAAACCTAAACTAGAGTTGTATTTAACAACAAAGAcacacatattatatttttgttttaaaaattatttatactttatttttgtaaagaaCATTACAGAGATAATGAAAAGAACCAAAAATACTAAAACGAGAATAATTTATAACTAGATAACTAAGCCGTCGCATTAAACTAGTAGTAGCAAGTAGTATTGACCACGGTTGAATCTGTTGATTGCTAAATTAACGATATATAATAAACGCAAAATAATATTGTAGCTGCCACAAACAACCATGACCCGTTTTTTGCCCTTGAATCCATAAAATAGGTAGtgtctatattttatacaaGTACCTATAATTGACCTTGCTCAATAGAAAAAGCCGAAAACATCACACACGTAGATCAGCAAAACTTGAGTTATCTGGAGTTGTTAA
This genomic window contains:
- the LOC103875404 gene encoding myb family transcription factor EFM encodes the protein MASSSELSLDCKPQSYSMLLKSFGENFQSDQTTQKLEDLLSRLEQERLKIDAFKRELPLCMQLLNNAVEVYKQQLEAYLANNNNQSVVTRPVLEEFIPLRNQPEKANNWMTTAQLWSQPETKPKSIDQTTDQSPKDELASSPKLGHVDAKQRNSGGAFHPFTKEQHLPELALSTEVKRFSPTNEHTNDHGNDESIINSGKNNNNNINSNSNGVSSTTSQSNRKARRCWSPDLHRRFVQALQMLGGSQVATPKQIRELMKVDGLTNDEVKSHLQKYRLHTRRPSPSPQTSGGQGPHLVVLGGIWVPPEYTTAHGGTPTLYHHQVHHHNGNAATQPPQHFCSSQEFYTTPPTPQPLHHQHFQTFNGSSAGGATSNDSAHHQLTDSAADEGKSLESGGGEGKGLAALRQEGEDQSNINGSEITLKF